The genomic window tttttagtaATCAGGGAAATTTTATATGGGCAATATATTAGAAAACATTATTGAATcattgcttattttcttaaaagtcatGTTATATTGTTGCTATGTAGACTGTCCTTATTTTTAGGAAAGGCATTACTAAACTGTTTAGGCATGAAATATATgacatctgaatttttaaatgatttgtggACTTAACTGTGTCTCCGCTCTAAAAAATCTGAAGGCTGAAGCCCAAACCCCAGATATGGCTATTTTGGAGACAGGACCTTTAAAGAGGTaactaagttaaaatgaggccatcaTGGTGGAGCTTGGTGTCTGACTGGTGTTCTTATCAAAAGAGATTAGAACACAGGGGGCACACACACATAAGGGCAACCAACTCAAGAGGCAGcggcaaggggcacctgggtggcttaatcagctaagcatccaactcttggttttggctcaggttatgcatgatctcagagtcctggcatcaagcccatatcccccacattaggcttcctgctcagagaggagtctgtttgaagattctctagctctgcccttccccccccccaccctctctctctcaaataaatattaaaagaaaaaaaaaagcagcagcagtaacaaagtggccatctacaagccaagaagagaggcctcagaggaaactAACCTtgctggtaccttgatcttgaacttccagcctccagaactgtgagaaaatgtatttctgttctttaagtcaatcagtctatggtattttgctatggcagccctagcaagcTAATGCAAATGGCTCTGGCAGAAAAACAGTAaatacaaagagagaaagcaaaaaaatagcaaaacattaATGTTATTGATTTCATTCTAtgattctttcaatttttatgtaagtttgaaattttccaaaataaaaaggtttataTTAGTATCCCAAAACTCTGGGCATTTTTACCATCACAATAGAAAAATTTTATGTACCTATGTAAAATGAACCACCTTACtatctcatctgtgaaatgagacaATTATCATCTGACATTAATGAGTACTAGAAGAATTTTAAGTGTTCTAAACCACTACTATAATAACTTGATAGAGTAAGCACTTATGAGTATCACTAGTAGCAAATTCAAATTCCAAATGAGAGATATGATTCTGCTTCAGGCTGGCATCACTGTTGTCTTGTATGTATAAGTAGTAGTTTAAGAAAATCATCTTAACCCTGAAAGCAATGAACTATATTCTCATATATACCAAAAAGACCAATCATTATAAGTAAACAAATCAATTCCAACCTGTtgaatcattttatataaatacaacagaaaaacaaTCACATTCTTGAGGTAAGATATCATGGAAGGAACaacaaagaaattttgaaatggaaatgaaagttaACTTACTGACTGACTAAATCAGATCCCATCTTAGGGCCATCATCTGCCTCCTCTTCCATATCAGAATCCATACCATTGTCaccttataaataaaataaactattgaaagCATGCTTATAACATATCAGAACAATTTAAGCATTACACAAAGTGCCATCTATAAACTATACAGATTAAAGAAACTTATAGTTGTTGaaagatgacattttttaattgcttatatttaaaatgagatttttcagTGGCTTATTAGGTATTTTTCACTGCCTTCCTGTTAtctattttaaacacacacacacaaaaacacacaaaacgtgtgtgtatatatatatttacaggcTATACCCAGATTTATACATCTATTAGCAAAGTTATAAATTCcattaaaccatttttttaagattttattttgaagtaaccACTACActgaacatggggctcaaattcacaaccctgagttcaagagAAGCATGCTCTACCAAGTGAAAGAGCCAAGTGTGTCCATTAgggcattttatatttaaaaaaaatatattatctctgGAAATTTAAAGTCTCCATTTTTTGGCTTCTTCTCTTGTAATGCTAATGTAcagttccaaaagaaaaaaataaagcttgaaaATCTAAAATTTGACAGGTAAGAGTATCACAAAGAAGAGTCATACTTTAGGCAGAGAGATAAATGTAGGCAAATTGCAAAAATCCTTCCAACTCTGCAGCCAGGTCTTATTAGAGCAAAAGCAGTATGCAACAGGCAATTACAAGCAATAGGAAtgtaaagcagaaaataaaaaattatttcaagaaaagCCATCTCAATAATTGATACTTTTTAGGACACTTTgggtaaaattttttatttcattttattattgtataCAAACATGCTCTTACCTTTGATTACATTTGATTTGAGAAAATGATACATACATCAAAAAGTCTACTCTTAAAATGCTGTTCTGCTAtgtaaactatattttaaagtaCAAACAGAAGTAAAATTACTCAATGGTTACCCAGTAATGAAATTAAACTAAtaatcaggttaaaaaaaaagagtaacttagGATTTATGCTAGATATGTTAAGTAATGAGTTAACAGagcataaaaatatgtattcttacCCTCAAGaatcttcaagatttttttttcagacaggaGCTCTAACTGTTCCTGGCatagttttttaatttcttctattgAACAGTTCTAAagaaaataacatcaaaaatatacatttatataatatagtgCCAATGTAAACTAGAATAtagcaatcagaaaaaaagtctGGTTAGCAAAATCTTACAATAAAAGTTACATAAATCTTTTCATGACATGAAATCTGAAAACTGTCACTTAATATGTAAATGTTATAATTTATAGACATTTGATGAGAATAAAGTCACATTTACtatgaaagaacaaattaaagaGTAAGTCATAACTAATAGCAGCCTATATGTTAGGTAATTCCTCTAAAGATTTAAATACGCAAGTGCTGGCTCTATACATCTTGGATCTTCCAAGCCCTATTTCCGTAACTGTAAAATTCGaataccataaataaatatatgaaaacatttgtGAATTTAATGAAATGTAAGCTTTTACCAACCAATAATGTGTATTGTTACATAGCAGAGTATTACTTCTTAAGGCACCAGAGTCATATCTCTAATTTAGTCACTAAAATTACCTGCATTTAgtagaattatttctaaaaggTTAATAAATTCCTTACCAAAACACAGTATACGgctccatttttttcttggcaaacttttaaatatacaaggCCATTTATACTAATTCTCTAAAATTccgtttttaaatctttttgaagTAGCTTGAGTTGAAAACATCCAATTATAATTTACATGAAGTAAAATGATTGTTacagaaaatgtgtatttttctatatatgtgtgtgattcAATGATACATGTAATGAAATACCTTTAACACATCAGGAAGCATCTTCTGTAACTTTTTCTCGCCTATGATACAGAAACACTGctgaagcatttcttttttgtctgataTATAGAAACTAACTGGTTTTAATGACACAGTCAGGTCCAGTCCACCTTCTTCAAGGTCACTGTGCTCTGCCAAGAATAATTCTTTTTCCAAAGTTGGCAAAAGGTATTTGGTATCCTAAAATTAAAAGAGACAAGGAACCATTAAATAAAGGAGgatgtatatgatgtcatatatttacatttaacaaCTACTTCTTCACTAATATTTCCAAATTCTTTGTTGGGATATTTACCTAAAACcattaaaaagcatatttaattGTTCAGTATACTTTCGTCTTACTGTCCAAACTACAATTAACTCGATGAGCTAatataaagtgaagaaatattaTCTCAGGACACACAAgtgaaaatatactaaatattaaaaaataaataaataaaagaaatattgagTGATCTCCTACAATTTTAGACTTCTGAAGAATTAGGAGATTCCTCTAGCATGCCACTCAACCCAAAATTTTAAGTatgaattcttcttcttcttcttttttttaaagatttcatttatttatttgacagaggagagagagagagagagagagagcgcgcgcacaagcagaagaaacagcaaatggaaagagagaagcaggctccccaccgagcagggagcccaatctggggctcaatcccaggactctgggatcatgacctgagccaaaggcagacagttaaccaactgaactacccaggtgcccccatggttATTCTTCTTAAATTCATAAAAAGTGAGATGACAGCAAAAATGTTAAACATCACAATTATAAAGTATTATTGCTTCCCAGGAGCtacactcatttttaaaactgctaTATAAATTAATCATATTCAAAGTAGCCAAGTTATTTAAGACATTTCTGTCAATTTCACCTCCTATCTCTCAAATCTACTCCCATAATCCTGGTCCAAAGTACCATCATCCTCTGCCTAGATCACCTCAACAGCTACTTAACTGGAGGTCTTGAATCTAACTTGAGGTGTCTCCAATCTGTTACTACAATAGATTCtatgaaatatacatatactCATCCTCTTTATTTATAACCTTTCAATGACTTCACACTGATCTTAGGGTAATTAAGCCTAGCTGGGCCTACATGTTCACTGATCATGCTACAAGCACAAAGTAATACAAAGTAATTCAAAGAATTACTCAAATATAACCTGTTCTCCCTTCACCTCATTCAGGCAGGGCTTTTGTATGTACCACTCTGCCTAAGAGagtctttcttcttcatttctcccCAATGCTATACttctaaaattaacaaatttagaTATCAATTCTAAAGTCATCTCTTCAAGAAAATCTTCCCTGACTATATAGTTTAGGTAgggcttttttaaattatattttctaatagaaatgttttaaaagtagtttaaaaacaCACCAATTTTAAAGAATACTGTAATAATTagactgaaaaaataaaggtCAGTTCTCATTTTAACGGTTCATAAAGTAATTTAAgtagtgaggatgtagagaaactggagcTCTTACACACTGCTAGTAGGAATAGAAAGTGGTACAGCTGCTCTGAAAAATGTTTGGCAGCTTCTTGAAAAGTTATATGACCCAAAAATTCCATTCCTagatatatatccaagagaaatgtaaCTACACACCTgcataaaaacttgtacacaagtattcatagcagcattattcataatagccaaaagatggcAACAATCCAAATTCCCATCAAGTAACAAATGGAAAAACCAACTgtggtatagccatacaatgaaatattattccattcatataaaatgtCCCTAACAGGGAAAATCTATGGAGACAAGAAGTAGTGACTGCCTAGGGATGAAAATGGTGGAGGTGAGTATTAGGGATGATAGCTGAAAGGTACACATGGAGTTTCTTTTGGGagtgatgaaaataaaactgactaaagcgatggttgcacaactccATTAATATGCTCAAAACCAGTGAACTGTATACTTGAAATAGACtaattgtatggtatatgaattacatATCTATAAAGCTGTTACCAAAAACAATAGGGAACACAATATACAACAGACGTAATGGCactctcagaattgtgagatgtTATCTACATGCCTAAtatataatgatttctttttttcttcacaaataaGAAGTAGGGTTTAGTTCTGGTATGGaaatctttataatatttaacTTATTGGTCTCTCCATCAGGATAAAGAGTACAAAAGATACAGAAACCATTTAAGATAAGAATGATGAAGGCAGCCCCTggtggcgccgcctgcagcctggggtgtgatcctggagacccgggatctagtcccaacatcgggctccctgcgtggagcctgcttctccctctgtctgtgtctctgcccctctctctctatgaataaataaataaaatcttaaaaaaaaaaaaaagataagaatgatgatatccaaaataaaatctagaaggGGTGGAAAAACTGAATAGACTTATAACTATGAAAGAATTAGGAGTGGGGGGACGGTGGGGACAAAAATACTACTCTAAAAAAACCCACCAGACCCACACAGATAGATGGTCCAATAGGCCAGTTCTaataaatcttcaagaaaaagcCATAAACTATTCTCGAATACATTCCAAAAATGCAAAGCTTCCCAAATCAATCCATAAGGCTAGCATAGTCTTGATGCCAAAACCAAAAggataattacaaaaataaaaaccataagcTGATTTAACTTAGGGACATAGACACAAAAGTAACAATACTGAATTCTGAGTATAATAACCAAACCGACAAACCAAATTGGATCTATCCCAGGATGACAAGACAGTTCAACCCGAGTTAATTtaccaatttattaaaaattacattctcaggggtgaatgggtggctcagtgagttaagtgtctgccttcggttcaagtCACGATCCCATgataagccccatgtcaggctccccattcagcagggagtttgcttctccctctatgcctccccccccccccccccccgcttgtgatctctcttactcactctctcaaaaaaataaatcttttttaaaaattgcattaccAGATCAAAGAAGGAAAGCTATGCGATCATCTCCACAGAATGCCAAAAAAGCATCTGATAAAACTCTATAACCTTCAGTGAACtaggaactgaaaaaaatttctttaacttGATCAAAAGTATCTTTCATTACTTTTGGCAAATACACTTTTGGATGGAACATAAAAAGTGTTCCCGCTAacaactaaataagaaaaaaatgcctattaTCACTGCTTCTGTTCAGCACCACACTGAAAGTCTTAAATAATGTGAaagtacaaaaacaaatattagtgctgaaaaaaaaagacaaaaatcccttGTTCACACAAATTTTTCTGAGTCAATTTTAAACTAATAATAGTGTGGctaaatataagaaatacataaGAATAAATGGTTTTTTGTGTTTCTACAGCTTCCAATTTAAGATGTAAcgtttaaaaatattgtaagaaaacaaagaatagttTTAGGATAGGTCGAGAGTATAGAAAGATCTTTCTCAACACACAAAATCTGGAAGGCAAAGGAAAATATTGTTAGTCTtgaccacaaagaaataaaaaacttcagTACTCCACAGATAAAGTTACAGTGACATTTGAAACAGAGAGGATCAGAACCAAGACTTTTTGTAGACATTCTGAACTTATCAGTAAAAagctcaaaataatcaaaaagaaaatggccAGAGAATATATACATGCAACTTACATAAGAAGGaatcaaatggcaaataaaaatgttaaaatgttcgATCTATTAATCAGAACATacctcaaaacaaatgaaatctagATTTCACCCACTAagctgacaatttttttttcaaaaatgggtATAGTGAATATTTGCAGAAATGGGGATTCTTTTGTAATGTTTAtactataaatcaataaaatcttttttgaaaagcatttggTGGTACCTCTCAAATCTGTTTCAGTGCATAAACTTTGACCCAACAATTTCACTAAGATTCTATCCTAAAGTAATTGTTGCACAATACATATGAACAAGGGTTCATTCTCACATCAACTCTTTTAGCggcaagaaaactaaaaatctgaGTATTCGtcaataaagataaaatggaatatcCCACAGTCACTGAAAAATAAGGCAACATCTAAATCGATGGGGGTAATAGCACTATAAAGCTTATGTGTAAGAACTTAAATACACATGTAACAAGTTAATGCGGCTGCGTAGCAAACAATGGGGAGGCTTAAGCAGACTCTCAcgttttttatttctgtgttgtataacttttatgttttcatgCTTACgttttataataaaagcaaactgcatttttttttccttttttaacggCGGTATCTTGGTAGATGGATGGAGTAGAAAGCTCATGGCTTTTCCAATCGgggactgggggatccctgggtggcgcagcggtttggcgcctgcctctggcccggggcgcgatcctggagacccgggatcgaatcccacatcgggctcccggtgcatggaacctgcttctccctctgcctgtgtctctgcctctctccctttctctctctgtgactatcataaataaataaaaataaaaaataaattaaaaaaaaatcgggGACTGGATCCACATTTAGTCAGTAACACATTTGTTAGTAACAAACTGTGACTGTGGGTAACTTCactaatctctctgagcctcgatCTTCTCATCCTGTAACGCGGAGATGATCTACAaggtggagagggaaagagaagtaaaCCGTGGCTTTCAAGGGCGCCGAGGGCGCGCTCCCGACCCATACTTTTCGGGCGGGCTGCTGCTAGAGTGAAAGGGACAAAAGGCAAAGGGCGAGATGACCAGCTAATCCAGGAACTTTCCGTTCAAGGCCCGGGAGTGTGCGGCTCCCCGGTACTCGGGGACGGGAACCTCGAGACGTCGGCGCGGAGGGCGCTCCCGCAAGAGCCAGCCCCGCGGGCGCCAGCCTCGGCTCCCGCCTGCGTCGGTCCGAGGGCGCAGCAGCTCCGGGCGCGGCGAGAAGGGCGCGCACGCACCTGCTGCAGGGACCCCGAGACGCTGGAGGACGAGTCCGTGCTCCTCCGCTTCCGGCGCTCGCCGCGCTCCACGCTGCTCCCGCCCCAGCAGCTGCCGGCGCTCCCGCCGCCGGTGACGCTTCCACTGAAGCTGGTGTTTCCACAGCAGGTGACGCTCCCGCAGCCGCTGGTGCTCCCGCAGCCGCTGGTGCTCCCACTGCCGCTGCTGGCTAAGGCGGGCACCAGGTCCGGCGCCGCGAGCGCTGCGGCCGCCTCCTGACCGCTTCGTTTGCGCCGCTTCTCCCGGGAAGACTTCTTCCCCGTCATGATCCCGCTGCTGCAACCATCCGGGGCGAGCCCACCGTCTCCGAAGCTGCCGAAAcccagcggcggcggcggcggcggcggcggcggcggcggcgtcgcAGCTTGTGCGTCACTTCCGGCCTCGTCGCAGAGCCCGGGAGGCGTGCCTGCAGCGCTtccgggcgggaggcgggggcggctCGAGTCGGCTGGCGGGCTGTCCGCGCGCCTTCGGGTCTCTGAGCCTCTCTACGGAGGACGGAAGGTGGAGCTTTACCATAGCTCTGTGCTCTATTGATTGATACCTCTTCAGATTTTGTCGTATACACCTACACAGTAAGGTATGGtgtagcttttgttttgtttcccaatGTTTAGTGTCATAAGTACATGacactaaaatgtttttatttatttatttatttacttacttacttattattttattcatttattcatgagagacccaggcagagggagaagcaggcgccccacaaggagcccgacgtgggactcgaacccgggtctccagggtcacgccctgagccaaaggcgacaGTCAACCCCAGAGCGACCCAGGCGTCGCCCTAAAAtgtttcaacaacaaaaagaacttaAGGGGAAATCTCATTATTATCACcggagcacatttttttttttttgaaatatattttagggaaTTATACTGGAAGAGGATTTTGGGCTTCCTTGTTTTTCCCCCTTCACACTAATTTTTAGGCACGTTTGCCTTTCACTTCTCAAGTCATTTGGATCTACTATTTTATCGTATACTTTctcagtttatttaattttttttttattttttatttatgatagtcatacagagagagagagaggcagagacacaggcagagggagaagcaggctccatgcaccgggagcccgacgtgggattcgatcccgggtctccaggatcgcgccctgggccaaaggcaggcgccaaaccgctgcgccacccagggatccctctcagtTTATTTAACTAATATTCGAATGCTGGCATTTAAGTTGTTGTCAATCtgttatattttacaataatGCAGCTATGAACAGCTTacgaaaaaaaatttacattattttccttatgGCATTTTTGTGCCCCCAAAACAAGTTGATCAACACCTTATTTTCCTTGTCCTATTTAATCAGATTCCTTTGAAGAAAGAGTAAGCTAACTTAAAATGTCACCCATACACTGAAACCTTAcagtttttttctaatataaagggttttaacttgcatttttaattttactttagttCAAGTATAATGGACACTTCTTTTAGTTTCAGCTGtatatgattcaacaattgtatacGTTTCCCAGTGCTCATTAAGatagtgtactcttaattccctttatttatttcaacTATACCCCCACCTATCCAGCAACCACTTCTGGTtgccaccagtttgttctctgcatttaaaa from Canis lupus familiaris isolate Mischka breed German Shepherd chromosome 11, alternate assembly UU_Cfam_GSD_1.0, whole genome shotgun sequence includes these protein-coding regions:
- the CAAP1 gene encoding caspase activity and apoptosis inhibitor 1 isoform X1; this translates as MTGKKSSREKRRKRSGQEAAAALAAPDLVPALASSGSGSTSGCGSTSGCGSVTCCGNTSFSGSVTGGGSAGSCWGGSSVERGERRKRRSTDSSSSVSGSLQQDTKYLLPTLEKELFLAEHSDLEEGGLDLTVSLKPVSFYISDKKEMLQQCFCIIGEKKLQKMLPDVLKNCSIEEIKKLCQEQLELLSEKKILKILEGDNGMDSDMEEEADDGPKMGSDLVSQQDTSVDSTSAVRENKQPEGLELKQGKGEDSDVLSINADAYDSDIEGPCNEEAAAPEVPENTVQSEAGQIDDLEKDIEKSVNEILGLAESSPKEPKAATLTVPPPEDVQPSAQQLELLELEMRARAIKALMKAGDIKKPA